GGATGGCTGATCATCAGGTGCACATCATAAAAGGCATCCGGCAGATTTTTGTGCAGGCTCTTGAGCACCGGCACGCCAAAGCTGATGTTGGGCACAAAGTGGCCGTCCATCACGTCGTAATGCAGCATCTGTGCACCGGCATCCAGCACCATGCGGCAGTCTGCACCCAGTTTGCCAAAATCAGCGGAAAGGATCGAAGGACTTACGATTGCCATATTCTATCTTTACGCTCCGTTATTTTATAAATTCTTATTCCCATTTGTCCCATTGTACTGGCGGTTTCAAACCGCAAAAACAGCATGGGCATGGTTATCTTTTAGTTTACATGAAAACGAGCAAAAAATCAAACCCGCCAACGGCTTTTTCACGGAAATGACGTATTTGGAAAGATCTGTCCATTTGCGAAGAAACTCCCCCAGTCGCCGGAAAACCCTCTCAGTCATCGCTGCGCGATGCCAGCTCCCCCGAAGGAGGAGCTTTTACGCATCTCACGGTCAGTACAAATAAAGCTCCCCCCTCGGGGGAGCTGGCAAAGCCATCAGGCTTTGCCTGAGAGGGTTCGTCCCGCGCAAGACCCCCCAGCGGCAAAGTTTCCCCACGCCAAAACAGCCAGACCGCCCCGGGTCCGGGGCAGTCTGGCTGGAAGTTCATTCTACGGGCTTCATGCTTGCAGGGTCTTCCACGGTGGGTTCACCGCCGGCTTCGTCCGGCAGACGCTTCATGCCGCCGGGGTTCGGGGCCACGGTGGGCAGGGTGAACACAAACCGGCACCACTCGCCCTGCTGGCTCTCCACCCGGATCTGCCCGCCGGAAAGGTTCACCAGCACCTTGCAGATGTTCAGGCCAAGGCCAGCGCCCCGGGCGTGCAGGCCGCGGGAGCGGTCCTCCTTGTAGAACCGCTGGAACACGTAGGGCAGCGCTTCCGGGCTGATGCCCTGCCCGGAATTCCAGATGGAGATCTCGGCTTCCGGGCCAAGCTTTTCCACCCCGAAGCGGATGGTGCCGCCCGCAGGCGTAAACTTGATGGCGTTGTCCAGCAGGTTATACACCACCTGATGGATCAGGTCGGGGTCGGCGTAGACCAGCACCTTTTCGTCCATGGTCAGGCCGTCGATGTCGATCATGCCGTCGTTGATGCGCTGCTCTGCCGAGAGCGCCACGCCGGTGATGGTCTCCCAGATGTTGAACATCCGGGCATTCACCTGATATTCGCCGCTTTCCAGCTTGGAAAGATCCAGCATGTTCTGGATGAGCCGTGCCAGACGGCCCGTTTCCTCACTGACCAGCTGCAGGTAGTGGTTCTGCATATCCGGCGGGATGGTGCCGTCCAGAATGCCGTCCACAAAGCCCTTGATGGTGGTCATGGGGGTGCGCAGCTCGTGGGCGATGTTGCCCATGAACTGACCGCGGGAGTTGTCGTTCATCTGGATGTTGTCTGCCATGCGGTTGAAGGTGCGGGCAAGGTCGGCTGCCTCGCCTTCGCCTTCCACTCCTCCACACGGACGGAAAGATCACCGCCGCCAAAGCGCTGGGCGGCATCCGTCACCTTCTGCAGCGGGTCGGTGAGCTGGCGCATCAGGATCTTGGTCAGGATGCTGGCACACAGCAGCATCACACAGGCCGACAGCAAAAAGTTGGACCAGAACTGCTGCTTGAACTGGGTCAGCTGCTCACCGGAAGAGCACAGGAACAGGTAGCCGCTGGGCTGGCCGTTCTCATTGCGCATTTCGCTGACCGTGATGTAGCTTTTCCCGTCCAGCATGCCGCCCAGCGTGCCGAACACATGGTAGTAGTCCGCACCGGAAGCGTCGATCTTCTCCATCATTTCTTCCGGCACGGTCAGGCTCTCCAGCTTGTCCGGGCTGGAGGCGATCATCACCCGGCCGTCGTTGTCGGTAAAGAACAGATAGGCCTCTGCGCTCTCGCCGATGATCTCCAGCTTGGTGCTCAGTGCGTCCAGCTCATCGCCTTCCGGCAGCTCCGCCTGCTGGACCAGATACTGGGCCGTGCGCTGGGTGACGCCCACCACCTGATCCAGTGTTTCGTAGCGGTCCTTGGCAAAGTAGTTCTTGAACAGCACCCACTCCGAAGCGCCCATCAGCACGATGCCCAGCACCATCAGGGTGGACACCAGCGAGAAGAACGCCACCGAGATACTTTTGCGCATTACTGACGCACCTCGAACTTATAGCCCACGCCCCATACGGTCTTCAGCTCCCATTTGTCGGAAGCACCGGCCAGCTTCTCGCGCAGGCGCTTGACATGCACATCAATGGTGCGGCTGTCGCCGTAATACTCAAAGCCCCACACCTCGTCCAGCAGCTGGTCGCGGGTGTAGACGCGGTTCGGGTGGGAGGCCAGACAGTTCAGCAGTTCCAGCTCCTTGGGGGGAGCCTCCACCACCTTGCCCTTGACCCGCAGCTCATAGCTGTTCATGTCCAGACGCAGGTTGTCGAATTCGATCACGCCCTCGGTGCTCTCGGCAGCAGCCGTGGTGGTCTGGCAGCGGCGCAGCACCGCCTTGATGCGGGCCACCACTTCCTTGGCATCAAAGGGCTTTACCATGTAATCGTCTGCACCCAGCTCCAAGCCCAGCACCTTATCAAAGGTCTCGCCCTTGGCCGTGAGCATCATCACCGGGGTGTTGCCCGCCTTGCGGATGCGGCGGCACACTTCCAGACCGTCCATCTTGGGCATCATCACGTCCAGCAGCACCATATCGGGCTTGACCTGATTGAACTTTTCCAGACCTTCTTCGCCATCGTTTGCCACCGTGACCTGATAGCCCTCCTTGGTCAGGTACAGCCGCAGCAGCTCGCAGATATTGGTATCGTCGTCCACAACGAGGATCTTTTCGTTGGCCATAATGATCTCCTCCCATTTTATCGGATGCCCGCCGGGCGGGCAGAGCAGCAAAGTATTCCACTTCTTATTATACGGAAGAGTTATGACAAAATAAAGAAGGATTTGTATGATTTTTTCACAATTCCGGCCCGGCCTTACTCGATCATCAGCCGGATGATCTCCTCATTGGTCTCCTTCATGCCGTCCTTGCCCAGACGGCCGATGCCCTTGATGGTGGTCTCGATGTCCTTCATCACGATGCCGTCGCCGCCCTTGAACTCCTGATGGCACTTGTACATGTTGTAGCCAAGCAAGGCCGCATCCACCGAGGATGCGATCTTTGCCGCGCAGGAGGCCTTTGCGCCGTCGCACACGATGCCGGACACGATGGCCAGCGCATTGACCACCGTGTGGATGGCGGCCTGATAGCCGTCGCCGCACAGATATACGATGCCCGCGCCAGCGCCCGCACCGGCGCTGACTGCGCCGCAGTAGGCGGACAGGGTGCCGATGCCGGTCTTTTCGTGGATGGCCACCAGATTGGAAATGATGAGGGCACGGTAAAGCTTTTCCTTGCCGCTGTGCAGCTCCTTGGCATATTCAATG
Above is a genomic segment from Faecalibacterium taiwanense containing:
- a CDS encoding HAMP domain-containing sensor histidine kinase, with the translated sequence MEGEGEAADLARTFNRMADNIQMNDNSRGQFMGNIAHELRTPMTTIKGFVDGILDGTIPPDMQNHYLQLVSEETGRLARLIQNMLDLSKLESGEYQVNARMFNIWETITGVALSAEQRINDGMIDIDGLTMDEKVLVYADPDLIHQVVYNLLDNAIKFTPAGGTIRFGVEKLGPEAEISIWNSGQGISPEALPYVFQRFYKEDRSRGLHARGAGLGLNICKVLVNLSGGQIRVESQQGEWCRFVFTLPTVAPNPGGMKRLPDEAGGEPTVEDPASMKPVE
- a CDS encoding HAMP domain-containing protein; translated protein: MRKSISVAFFSLVSTLMVLGIVLMGASEWVLFKNYFAKDRYETLDQVVGVTQRTAQYLVQQAELPEGDELDALSTKLEIIGESAEAYLFFTDNDGRVMIASSPDKLESLTVPEEMMEKIDASGADYYHVFGTLGGMLDGKSYITVSEMRNENGQPSGYLFLCSSGEQLTQFKQQFWSNFLLSACVMLLCASILTKILMRQLTDPLQKVTDAAQRFGGGDLSVRVEEWKAKARQPTLPAPSTAWQTTSR
- a CDS encoding response regulator transcription factor, which gives rise to MANEKILVVDDDTNICELLRLYLTKEGYQVTVANDGEEGLEKFNQVKPDMVLLDVMMPKMDGLEVCRRIRKAGNTPVMMLTAKGETFDKVLGLELGADDYMVKPFDAKEVVARIKAVLRRCQTTTAAAESTEGVIEFDNLRLDMNSYELRVKGKVVEAPPKELELLNCLASHPNRVYTRDQLLDEVWGFEYYGDSRTIDVHVKRLREKLAGASDKWELKTVWGVGYKFEVRQ